A stretch of the Mycobacterium shigaense genome encodes the following:
- a CDS encoding TetR/AcrR family transcriptional regulator has product MSSESSTANGLTRREELLAVATKLFAARGYHGTRMDDVADVIGLNKATVYHYYASKSLILFDIYRQAAEGTLAAVHDDPSWTAREALYQYTVRLLTGIAADPERAAVYFQEQPYITEWFTDEQVAEVREKEAQVYHHVHGLIDRGIASGEFYECDSHVLALGYIGMTLGSYRWLRPSGRRSAKEIAAEFSTALLRGLIRDEGVRTTSPLGP; this is encoded by the coding sequence ATGTCATCGGAGAGCAGCACCGCCAACGGTTTGACGCGCCGCGAGGAGTTGCTGGCCGTGGCCACCAAGCTGTTCGCCGCGCGCGGCTATCACGGGACCCGGATGGACGACGTCGCCGACGTGATCGGCCTGAACAAGGCCACCGTCTACCACTACTACGCCAGCAAGTCGCTGATCCTTTTCGACATCTACCGCCAGGCCGCCGAGGGCACGTTGGCCGCCGTGCACGACGACCCGTCCTGGACCGCGCGCGAGGCGCTCTACCAGTACACGGTCCGGTTGCTCACCGGGATCGCGGCAGACCCCGAGCGCGCCGCGGTCTACTTCCAGGAGCAGCCCTACATCACCGAATGGTTCACCGACGAGCAGGTCGCCGAGGTCCGCGAAAAGGAAGCCCAGGTCTACCACCACGTGCACGGCCTCATCGACCGCGGGATCGCCAGCGGTGAGTTCTACGAGTGCGACTCGCACGTGCTGGCGCTGGGCTACATCGGCATGACGCTGGGCAGCTACCGCTGGCTGCGGCCCAGCGGGCGCCGGTCGGCCAAGGAGATCGCCGCGGAGTTCAGCACCGCGCTGTTGCGGGGGCTGATCCGCGACGAGGGCGTCCGCACGACGTCCCCGCTCGGGCCGTAG
- a CDS encoding NAD(P) transhydrogenase subunit alpha, translating into MYDELLANLAILVLSGFVGFAVISKVPNTLHTPLMSGTNAIHGIVVLGALVVFGEVEHPSLAVQIILFVAVVFGTLNVIGGFIVTDRMLGMFKGKKPAKADEVAK; encoded by the coding sequence ATGTACGACGAGCTGTTGGCTAACCTGGCGATCCTGGTGCTGTCCGGGTTCGTCGGGTTCGCGGTGATCTCCAAGGTCCCCAATACCCTGCACACGCCGCTGATGTCGGGGACGAATGCCATCCACGGCATCGTGGTACTCGGCGCGCTGGTGGTGTTCGGGGAAGTGGAGCATCCGTCGCTGGCGGTGCAGATCATCCTGTTCGTCGCGGTGGTGTTCGGGACCCTCAACGTCATCGGCGGGTTCATCGTCACCGACCGGATGCTGGGCATGTTCAAGGGGAAGAAGCCCGCCAAGGCGGACGAGGTCGCCAAGTGA
- a CDS encoding NAD(P)(+) transhydrogenase (Re/Si-specific) subunit beta has protein sequence MNYLVTTLYIISFALFIYGLMGLTGPKTAVRGNLIAAVGMVIAVGATLIKIRHTESWVLIIAGLVVGVLLGVPPARLTKMTAMPQLVAFFNGVGGGTVALIALAEFIETKGFSAFQHGESPTVHIVVASLFAAIIGSISFWGSIIAFGKLQEIISGSPIGFGRAQQPINLLLLVAAVAAAVVIGLHAHPGTGGAPLWWMIGLLVAAGVLGLMVVLPIGGADMPVVISLLNAMTGLSAAAAGLALNNTAMIVAGMIVGASGSILTNLMAKAMNRSIPAIVAGGFGGGGVAPSGGDGGDKTVKATSAADAAIQMAYANQVIVVPGYGLAVAQAQHAVKDMASLLESKGVTVKYAIHPVAGRMPGHMNVLLAEAEVDYDAMKDMDDINDEFARTDVAIVIGANDVTNPAARNDASSPIYGMPILNVDKAKSVIVLKRSMNSGFAGIDNPLFYGEGTSMLFGDAKKSVTEVAEELKAL, from the coding sequence GTGAACTACCTCGTCACGACCCTCTACATCATCTCGTTCGCGCTGTTCATCTATGGTCTGATGGGGCTGACCGGGCCCAAGACCGCAGTGCGTGGCAACCTGATCGCCGCGGTCGGTATGGTCATCGCCGTCGGCGCGACGCTGATCAAGATCCGGCACACCGAGTCGTGGGTGCTGATCATCGCCGGCCTGGTCGTCGGCGTCCTGCTGGGCGTGCCCCCGGCGCGGCTGACCAAGATGACCGCCATGCCGCAGCTGGTGGCGTTCTTCAACGGCGTGGGTGGCGGCACCGTCGCGCTGATCGCGCTGGCCGAATTCATTGAGACGAAGGGCTTTTCGGCCTTCCAGCACGGCGAATCGCCGACGGTGCACATCGTGGTGGCGTCGTTGTTCGCCGCGATCATCGGGTCGATCTCGTTCTGGGGCTCGATCATCGCGTTCGGCAAGTTGCAGGAGATCATCTCCGGCTCGCCGATCGGCTTCGGGCGGGCCCAACAGCCGATCAACCTGCTGCTGCTGGTCGCCGCGGTGGCCGCGGCCGTCGTCATCGGCCTGCACGCGCATCCCGGTACCGGCGGGGCTCCGCTGTGGTGGATGATCGGCCTGCTCGTCGCGGCCGGCGTGCTCGGCCTAATGGTGGTGCTGCCCATCGGCGGCGCCGACATGCCGGTGGTGATCTCGCTGCTCAACGCGATGACGGGGCTCTCGGCCGCGGCCGCGGGCCTGGCGCTGAACAACACCGCGATGATCGTGGCCGGCATGATCGTCGGCGCGTCGGGCTCGATCCTGACCAACCTGATGGCCAAGGCGATGAACCGCTCGATCCCGGCCATCGTCGCCGGCGGCTTCGGCGGCGGCGGGGTGGCGCCCAGCGGCGGGGACGGTGGCGACAAGACCGTCAAGGCCACCTCGGCCGCCGACGCCGCGATCCAGATGGCCTACGCCAACCAGGTGATCGTGGTGCCGGGTTACGGCCTGGCCGTCGCGCAGGCCCAGCACGCCGTCAAGGACATGGCGTCACTGCTGGAGAGCAAGGGCGTGACGGTCAAGTACGCGATCCACCCGGTGGCCGGCCGGATGCCCGGGCACATGAATGTCTTGCTGGCCGAGGCCGAGGTCGACTACGACGCGATGAAGGACATGGACGACATCAACGACGAGTTCGCCCGCACCGACGTGGCGATCGTCATCGGCGCCAACGACGTCACCAACCCGGCGGCCCGCAATGACGCCTCCAGTCCGATCTACGGCATGCCGATCCTCAACGTGGACAAGGCCAAGTCGGTGATCGTGCTCAAGCGGTCGATGAACTCCGGGTTCGCCGGCATCGACAACCCGCTGTTCTACGGCGAGGGCACCAGCATGCTGTTCGGCGATGCGAAGAAGTCGGTGACCGAGGTCGCCGAGGAACTCAAGGCCCTCTAG
- a CDS encoding Re/Si-specific NAD(P)(+) transhydrogenase subunit alpha, which produces MTEPQANAIRVGVVAESGTDERRVALVPKAVASLVNSGVAVVVESGAGERALLPDELYTQAGATIGDAWSADVVVKVAPPTADEVGKLHSGQTLIGFLAPRNAENVIGALTQAGVQAFALEAIPRISRAQAMDALSSQGNVSGYKAVLLAASESTRFFPMLTTAAGTVKPATVLVLGVGVAGLQALATAKRLGARTTGYDVRPEVADQVRSVGAQWLDIGIDAAGEGGYARELTESERAQQQQALEKAISGFDVVITTALVPGRPAPRLVTAAAVQAMKPGSVVVDLAGETGGNCELTEPGRTVVKHDVTIASPFNLPATMPEHASELYSKNITALLDLLIADGKLAPDFDDEVVAESCVTRGKDS; this is translated from the coding sequence ATGACAGAGCCGCAGGCCAATGCGATCAGGGTCGGGGTGGTTGCCGAGTCCGGGACCGATGAGCGGCGCGTCGCGCTGGTACCCAAGGCGGTCGCATCCCTGGTGAACAGCGGCGTGGCGGTCGTTGTCGAGTCCGGTGCGGGCGAGCGGGCGCTGCTGCCCGACGAGCTCTACACCCAGGCCGGCGCCACCATCGGCGACGCCTGGTCCGCCGACGTCGTTGTCAAAGTCGCGCCGCCGACCGCCGACGAGGTGGGCAAGCTGCACAGCGGCCAGACCCTGATCGGCTTCCTGGCCCCGCGCAATGCCGAAAACGTGATCGGTGCGCTGACGCAGGCGGGCGTGCAGGCATTCGCGCTGGAGGCGATCCCGCGCATCTCGCGAGCCCAGGCGATGGACGCGTTGTCGTCGCAGGGCAACGTGTCCGGCTACAAGGCCGTGCTGCTGGCGGCGTCGGAGTCCACCCGGTTTTTCCCGATGCTGACGACGGCGGCCGGAACGGTGAAGCCCGCCACGGTGCTGGTGCTCGGGGTCGGCGTGGCCGGCCTGCAGGCGCTGGCGACGGCGAAGCGGCTGGGCGCCCGCACTACCGGTTACGACGTTCGTCCGGAGGTCGCCGACCAGGTGCGCTCGGTGGGCGCGCAGTGGCTCGATATCGGAATCGATGCCGCCGGCGAGGGCGGCTATGCCCGCGAACTCACCGAGTCCGAACGCGCGCAGCAGCAGCAGGCGCTGGAGAAGGCGATCAGCGGGTTCGACGTCGTGATCACCACCGCGCTCGTTCCCGGCCGGCCGGCGCCGCGGCTGGTGACCGCCGCGGCCGTGCAGGCGATGAAGCCGGGCAGCGTCGTGGTCGACCTGGCCGGCGAGACCGGCGGCAACTGCGAGCTCACCGAGCCCGGGCGCACGGTCGTCAAGCATGACGTCACGATCGCCTCGCCGTTCAACCTGCCGGCCACCATGCCCGAGCACGCCAGCGAGCTCTACAGCAAGAACATCACCGCGTTGCTGGACCTGTTGATCGCCGACGGCAAGCTGGCACCGGATTTCGACGACGAGGTCGTCGCGGAGTCGTGTGTGACCCGCGGGAAGGATTCCTAG
- a CDS encoding NAD(P)H-dependent amine dehydrogenase family protein — MAIRVAHVGTGNVGRLALAELVTNPQFELTGVCVSTPEKVGKDAGELCGIGLDVPVETGVKAVNDLDTLLATKPECVVYCAMGDTRLPDAMADVMRILAAGVNVVGSSPGLLQFPWGVMPDKYIGRVEDAAKQGNSSIFISGVDPGFANDLLAFALAGTCQRIEQVRCMELHDYASYDGEEVMSYMGFARPMDEIPMLLQPGILSIAWGTAIRQLAAGLGIEVDEIAESYQREPAPEDFDIAIGRVAKGTVAVLQFEIRGMVKGHPAIVIEHVTRLRPDLRPDLPRPASGDGSYRIEITGEPSYAVDIIPSSRKGDHNHAAIAGAAGRIVNAIPDVIAAPQGIRTTLDLPLVTGKGLYAPSTLVTT, encoded by the coding sequence ATGGCGATCCGTGTCGCGCACGTCGGTACCGGAAATGTCGGAAGGCTTGCCCTCGCTGAGCTCGTCACCAACCCGCAATTTGAGTTGACCGGCGTGTGTGTCTCGACGCCCGAGAAGGTGGGCAAGGACGCGGGGGAACTCTGCGGCATCGGACTGGACGTGCCGGTCGAGACGGGGGTCAAAGCCGTCAACGACCTGGACACCCTGCTGGCCACCAAGCCCGAGTGCGTCGTCTACTGCGCCATGGGCGACACCCGGCTGCCCGACGCGATGGCCGACGTCATGCGCATCCTGGCCGCCGGCGTCAACGTGGTGGGGTCGTCGCCCGGGCTGCTGCAATTCCCGTGGGGCGTGATGCCCGATAAGTACATCGGGCGCGTGGAAGACGCTGCTAAGCAAGGTAATTCGAGCATCTTTATCAGCGGCGTCGACCCCGGGTTCGCCAACGACCTGCTCGCGTTCGCGCTGGCCGGCACGTGTCAGCGCATCGAGCAGGTGCGCTGCATGGAGCTGCACGACTACGCCAGTTACGACGGCGAAGAAGTCATGAGCTACATGGGGTTCGCCCGGCCCATGGACGAAATACCGATGTTGCTGCAGCCGGGCATTCTCAGCATCGCCTGGGGAACCGCGATCCGCCAGCTGGCCGCTGGACTGGGCATCGAGGTCGACGAGATCGCCGAGTCCTACCAGCGTGAGCCGGCGCCGGAAGACTTCGACATCGCCATCGGCCGCGTGGCCAAGGGCACGGTTGCCGTGCTGCAGTTCGAGATTCGCGGCATGGTCAAGGGTCACCCCGCCATCGTCATCGAGCACGTCACCAGGCTGCGGCCCGACCTGCGACCCGACCTGCCGCGCCCCGCCTCCGGCGACGGCTCGTACCGCATCGAGATCACCGGCGAGCCGTCGTATGCCGTCGACATCATTCCCAGCAGCCGCAAGGGCGACCACAACCACGCCGCCATCGCCGGCGCGGCGGGCCGGATCGTCAACGCGATCCCGGACGTGATCGCCGCGCCGCAGGGCATCCGGACGACGCTCGATCTGCCGCTGGTGACCGGCAAAGGCCTTTACGCGCCAAGCACTTTGGTGACCACCTAA
- a CDS encoding nuclear transport factor 2 family protein, whose protein sequence is MTESRPPFPPFTHETAIQKVQAAEDSWNTRDPEKVSLAYTPDSQWRNRSEHVVGRAEIVAFLTRKWRRELDYVLRKSLWDFHDNRIAVRFQYECHDATGQWYRSYGNELWEFAPSGLMARREASINDVPIEESERRYFGPRPAAEHGQDIPLW, encoded by the coding sequence ATGACCGAATCCCGCCCACCGTTTCCCCCGTTCACCCACGAGACGGCGATCCAGAAGGTGCAGGCCGCTGAGGATTCCTGGAACACTCGCGATCCCGAGAAGGTCAGCCTGGCCTACACCCCCGACTCGCAGTGGCGAAACCGCAGCGAGCATGTCGTCGGCCGGGCCGAGATCGTGGCGTTTCTGACCCGCAAATGGCGACGCGAACTCGATTACGTGCTGCGCAAGAGCCTGTGGGATTTCCACGACAACCGGATCGCCGTGCGGTTCCAGTACGAGTGCCACGACGCCACCGGGCAGTGGTACCGCAGCTACGGCAACGAGCTGTGGGAATTCGCGCCTTCCGGTTTGATGGCGCGCCGGGAGGCAAGTATCAACGACGTGCCGATCGAGGAATCGGAACGGCGCTACTTCGGGCCGCGGCCGGCTGCCGAGCACGGTCAAGACATTCCGCTCTGGTAG